From a region of the Gossypium raimondii isolate GPD5lz chromosome 10, ASM2569854v1, whole genome shotgun sequence genome:
- the LOC105776990 gene encoding casein kinase II subunit alpha-2 codes for MNETRSANPPLLLCLLLICAIVASRPPLAHAGAGYSKIDEISCSSRRRIMSKSRVYTDVNVLRPKQYWDYESLAVQWGDQDDYEVVRKVGRGKYSEVFEGINVNNNERCIIKILKPVKKKKIKREIKILQNLCGGPNIVKLLDVVRDQHSKTPSLIFEYVNSTDFKVLYPTLTDYDIRYYIYELLKALDYCHSQGIMHRDVKPHNVMIDHELRKLRLIDWGLAEFYHPGKEYNVRVASRYFKGPELLVDLQDYDYSLDMWSLGCMFAGMIFRKEPFFYGHDNYDQLVKIAKVLGTDELNAYLNKYHLELDPQLDALVGRHSRKPWSKFINADNQHLVSPEAIDFLDKLLRYDHQDRLTAREAMAHPYFSQVRAAESSRMRTQ; via the exons ATGAATGAAACGCGAAGCGCCAACCCTCCACTTTTACTCTGCTTATTGCTAATTTGCGCCATCGTCGCCTCCCGCCCTCCCCTCGCCCACGCCGGTGCCGGTTACAGTAAGATCGACGAGATCTCCTGTTCCAGTCGCCGGCGAATCATGTCCAAATCTCGCGTTTATACTGACGTCAACGTTCTTCGTCCCAAGCAGTACTGGGATTACGAGTCTCTCGCTGTTCAATGggg TGATCAAGATGATTATGAGGTTGTTCGAAAAGTTGGAAGGGGAAAATACAGTGAGGTTTTCGAGGGCATAAATGTCAACAACAATGAGCGTTGTATAATAAAGATCCTCAAGCCtgtcaagaaaaaaaag ATTAAGAGGGAGATTAAAATCCTTCAGAATCTATGTGGTGGCCCGAATATTGTTAAACTTCTCGATGTTGTAAGAGATCAGCACTCAAAAACACCAAGCTTGATATTTGAGTATGTCAACAGTACAGATTTCAAAGTTCTCTACCCAACTTTGACTGACTATGACATTCGCTACTATATATATGAACTTCTCAAG GCATTAGATTATTGCCATTCACAAGGAATAATGCATAGAGATGTCAAGCCTCACAATGTCATGATAGATCATGAGCTGCGCAAACTTCGCTTGATAGATTGGGGACTTGCTGAATTTTACCATCCTGGCAAAGAGTATAATGTTCGTGTGGCTTCTCG GTACTTTAAAGGGCCCGAGCTTCTGGTAGATTTGCAGGACTACGATTATTCCTTGGACATGTGGAGCCTTGGTTGTATGTTTGCAGGAATG ATATTCCGGAAGGAACCATTCTTCTATGGCCATGATAACTATGATCAACTAGTTAAAATCGCCAAG GTACTAGGGACTGATGAGTTAAATGCATATTTGAACAAGTACCATTTAGAGTTGGATCCTCAACTTGATGCACTTGTTGGAAG GCACAGCCGTAAACCTTGGTCCAAATTCATTAATGCGGATAATCAGCATCTTGTTTCTCCAGAG GCAATTGATTTTCTTGATAAGTTGCTGCGGTACGATCATCAAGACAGGCTAACTGCAAGAGAAGCCATG GCCCATCCTTACTTCTCTCAAGTCAGGGCAGCAGAAAGCAGCAGGATGCGAACTCAGTAA
- the LOC105776991 gene encoding uncharacterized protein LOC105776991 — MESTAISSDEEDALSLSDLPLENQVQPRNEENGEPQAFKSDEDFNFGSLTDPQMCSADQVFFKGQILPLWDLVWSDSGCRWSESMDHGSLSGFTSVISSNNTTNSIAVSNSNSKSINFRNKLSTDPSPKPQVSLSKTRPVNVGIRNQTWSMWGFFRIGVVRAPVLELQDLKVRRNTVSRNSKVVKNKKVGQVSKKQQDLNKGFIEKRIMGMYSGCKCSANVVETVPLNNVVFIKRSKKGEKKNAILVSAMEEKKLQHELKMKKMKEKEREK, encoded by the coding sequence ATGGAAAGCACTGCAATTAGCAGTGATGAAGAAGACGCACTGTCACTATCTGATCTGCCATTGGAGAACCAAGTTCAACCAAGGAATGAAGAAAATGGTGAACCCCAAGCATTTAAATCTGATGAAGATTTCAACTTTGGCTCATTAACAGACCCACAAATGTGTTCAGCTGATCAGGTCTTCTTTAAAGGCCAGATATTGCCCCTGTGGGACTTGGTTTGGTCTGACAGTGGGTGCCGGTGGTCAGAGTCCATGGACCATGGTTCATTAAGTGGCTTCACAAGTGTTATCAGCAGTAATAATACTACTAATTCCATCGCAGTTTCAAATTCCAACTCCAAGTCTATAAATTTCAGAAACAAGCTCAGCACAGATCCAAGTCCCAAACCGCAGGTAAGCCTGTCGAAAACTCGACCAGTCAATGTCGGAATTCGAAACCAGACATGGTCAATGTGGGGGTTTTTCAGGATAGGTGTGGTTCGAGCACCCGTACTAGAATTGCAAGACTTGAAAGTTCGTAGAAATACAGTGAGCCGAAACAGTAAGGTTGTTAAAAACAAGAAAGTTGGCCAAGTTTCAAAGAAGCAACAAGATTTAAACAAGGGTTTCATAGAGAAGAGAATAATGGGGATGTATAGTGGATGTAAATGCTCAGCTAATGTAGTTGAAACAGTTCCGTTGAACAACGTAGTTTTCATCAAACGTAGCAAAAAGGGTGAGAAAAAGAACGCAATATTGGTTTCTGCCATGGAAGAGAAGAAACTGCAGCATGAATTgaagatgaaaaagatgaaagagaaagagagagaaaagtaA